GGCGAGTTCACCCCCGAAGAGGAGCGCGACCTGGTGCAGCGTGCTCGCAACCACGAGGACATCGATGGTCGGGACATGACCCCGGAAGTGACCACCCCCCTGCCTTACGCTTACCCCACCTTGCAGGAAGGGAAGCGTGTGGTGCTGATGGATTTCGGCATCAAGCACTCCATCATCAAGAACCTGGCCCGTGTGGGGATTGAGCCCATCGTGGTGCCTGCCACCACCACCCCGAGCCAGATCATGGCCCTGCAACCGCACGGTCTGTTCCTGTCGAACGGCCCTGGGGACCCTGCTGCACCCACCTATGCCCATGAGACGGCCTGGAACCTGCTTGGCCTGTTGCCCACCTTCGGCATCTGCCTGGGGCACCAGATTCTGGGCCTTGCGGTTGGGGGCAAGACCTACAAGATGAAGTTCGGTCACCGTGGGGGCAACCAGCCTGTGAAGAACCTGCTGACCGGTGAAATCGAGATCACCTCCCAGAACCACGGGTACGCAGTGGACATCGACTCCATTCCTGGCGGCCAGTTCATTGCCACCCACATCAACCTGAACGACAACACCCTGGAAGGCATGGCCCACAGCCGCTATCCAGTGTTCAGCGTGCAGTACCACCCCGAGGCTTCTCCCGGTCCTCACGATTCGCACTATCTGTTCGAGCGTTTCATTGAGGAGATCAATGCCTTTGATGGGGCCACAGGGTCTCCCATCCAGAAAGCCCTCTCTGGCAAGCTGGGAGTGTAAGAGACCCCACAATCAAATGTGTCCATTCTGAGCCCGGCCTGAAGGCCGGGTTTGTTGTTGGGCATGAAGGTTTTCCAATGGAAAAAGTCAGATTTTGTTCAGGTCATATTACGGATTTTTAACAGAACGGTGTTGTGGGGCGGTTTTGTCAGGACTTGCTTACACAACAGAAAGCCCTTCATGTTATGCTTTTTGCAGACAAGTTCGAGATTGAACCAGTGCTTGCAGTTTTTCAAAGTAGGGGTTTTCCTGTAAGAAAGCTGTGATTGGTCTGAGTTTAATCTGAAGACAAACTGAAGCAGTGATCCAACCAGAGTGATGCGGGCGCCTAGTGCTGGTTGGGGAGTTGGTGGCGCGACCGGCAGTCATTTGATCCAAATGGCTGCCGGTCTATTTTGTCTGGAGGTACAGGTTGAAGCACACAAGAACACAACTGATCCTGCTCCTGATGGGAGGACTCACGTTTGCCCAGCAGACGCAGGCTCCCAGGCTGGAACTGAAAAACCAGGTCTTCACCGTGGTGAGAACCGTCAAGGACGGCAAAACCACCGAAGAGCTGAAAGCCAGTAACGGCCTGCAAACGCCGGGACAGGTGGGTGTGTTGCGCCTCACCCTCAAGAATGTCTCGAAAGAGGTCCTGAAGAACATTCGTCCCAGACAGCCCCTCAACTCCTCCCAGGAATACCTGGCGGGTTCGGCCAGCAACAGCCACCCGGTGGAGTTCAGTTTTGATGGCGGAGAAACCTTCGCCCCCGAGCCCCTCTTCAAGACCGTCAGTGTGCAGGAAAACGGCAAGACGGTTCTCAAGAAGGTTCAGGTGAAACCCAGCGAGTACACCGATGTGCGCTGGAACATCCCTGAACTCCAACCCGGCCAGAGCGACGTTCTGGATCTCAGATACAAAGTCAGGTAACACCCTCAGGAGGAGGATTTCATGAGCAAGAAGTTTCTCGCACTTTCACTTGCACTGGCAGCCGCAGGGACTGCATTCGCCGCAGGCACGCCTGCCAACACCAAGATTCGCAACCAGGCTGTTGCCGACTTTACGGATTCCAGTGGCACCCGTCAGACCACCAAATCCAACGAGGTGCTGACGGTGGTGCAATCGGTGTTCCAGTACACCATCACCCCTGACGAAGCCACCACCGGAAACACCCCTGCCCGCAGCACCAGTGTGCCCAACACCGGAGCCCCCCGTTACTTCGCCTACTACGTCACCAACTCCGGGAACGCCACCGACCGCATCTTCCTGACCCCCACCCTGGCTGGAACCTCCACCATCGTCGGCACCCCCACCTTCAAGCTGTACTACGACTCCACCCCCAACGGACAGGTGGACAGCGGCGAAGTGGAACTCTCCAAAGTCAGCGGTGTGTACTACGTGGATGCTGCTGCCGACCAGACCGTCAACATCGTGGCCGAAGTGCGTCTGCCCGTGCAGGCCACTGTGGCAGGCACCCCCCGCGCCGACTACAACCTGGTCGGGGACAGCACCAACCTCACCGGTACCGGAGACGAGTTCGGCAACCAGAACAACACCGTCAGCATCAGTGTCAGCAACGACGCCTCCTTTGCCATCACCAAAGATGCCAACCTGGCCGACCTCGTGGACCGCAACGGCCTGCTGAAATACACCATCCAGGGCACCAACAACGGTGTGACTGCCGCCTCTGCTGTTGCTGTGACCGTGAACGGAGCCACCCGCTACGGCATCCTGATTCAGGACAACCTGCCTGTGAATGGTTCAGGCAACCAGCTGGAATTCCTCACCACTGCCCTCGGCACCACCGGTCCTGACAACTATGTGACCAGCGGTCGTGGCGTGGCCGTGCCCATCTACAACACCGGCACCCTTGCCGCTCCTGTCTGGACCACCACCTTCAGCAGCAGTGCGGTGTCCGTGGGCATGCTGATCCAGAACGATGCCACCGGAACCACCGACCCTGGTGCCTTCTTCCAGAACGGTGACCAGTTCACCCTGGCTTTCACCGTGCGGGTGGACAACGACAACAACGCCGCCAACACCCCCGATGCCAACATCCTCAAAGTCGGCACCCCCATCGACAACACCGCCACCGTCAAGTTCAAGAAGAACCCCCTCGACACCGGCACCACCACCCCCTCCAACACCCGCACCAACCACGTCGCTCCTGCTTACGCTGTTGCTGTCGGTCAGGATGACAGTGGCATCGCCGGAACCCAGGGTCTGGACAACAGCGGCACCGAAGAAACCTACACCACCGGGGGCAATGCCTACCTGGGCCAGACCTACACCTGGACCGTGTACCTCACCAACAACGGCAACACCGACGATCAGGTGCGCCTGAACCTGGATGGGGCCCTTCAGCTGCAGAACGCCACCATCTCCTACACCAACGGCACCTCCATCACTGCAGGCAGCTCCATCGCCATCGCACTGGGCCAGACCGTCACCCTGCGCGTGACCGGCACCATTCCCCTGAGTGCCACCACTGGCTCCCCTGCGGGCATCCGTCTGATTGCAGACTCCACCAACGTGGGGGGCACCATTGGCATCAGCGGCAAAGATGTAACCGTGGCTGGAGATGCAGCCGACACCGTGATCCTGCGCAGCCCCAACGTCACCAACCCCTACGCAGTGGATGGTGCAGTGGATGACGCCGCCGCCAGCAAGACCGGAGACGGTGACAGCAGCAACGACAGCACCAACACCGCCACTGCGCCTGCCCAGTACGTCAAGGTCAACCCTGGCACCACCGCCTACTACCCTGTGGAAATCCGCAACACCGGCACTGTGCAGGACAGCTACGATCTCGTGCTGCCCAGCGGTGCTGTGCTCCACACCTTCACCGACACCAACGGAGATGGCAACTGGGATGTGGGCGAACCCGTGGGCTCTGCAGTCAGCACCACCAGCCCCCTCAACCCCAATGCTTTCGTGAACCTTGTGCTGTCCTACCCCATTGCCAGCAACCAGGCCCCTGGTGACATCACCGTGCCTGTGCAGGCCAGAAGCACCACCCTGAACACTGTCTCTGACAGCTTCAACGTGATCTTCCAGGTGCAGGCCAACAACCAGGTGACCTTCACCCCGGACCGCACCGGCAGCGTGGTTCCCGGTGGTGTGGTGGAATACACCCACACCCTCGCCAACAACGGCAACACCTACGTCCAGTTCGACCTGGCTGCTGCTGGCACCAGTGGCACCAGCGACAAGGGCCTGATCTACACCTACACCACCGACGGCACCACCTACGTGATTGATCCTGCGGCCAGCGCCATCTGCGTGGCCCCCGGAGGCACCTTCAATGTGAAGGTCCGCGTGGAAGCCCCCTCCAGTGTGCCCATCGGCACCGAAGACCCCGAAATTCTCTCTGGGGTTGCAGGCTTCTACACCGATGCCACCTGCACCACTGCCGTGGCCGGAGCAGGAACCCAGACCCTCTCTGTGACCGACACCACCACCGTGGTGGGCACCCTGATCAAGGTCGAGAAGAAAGTCAAGAACCTCGGTCCCAAAGTGGTGGATGCTGGCTACTCCGACAACAACACCGCCTACCCCGGCGACACCCTGGAGTACAAACTGGACGCCTACAACAACGGCAACCTGGACGTGTACGCCCTGGTGGTCTCTGACCAGATGCCCACCGACACCACCTTCGAAGCGTTCGAAGTGAACACCTCCAGCCTGCCTGTGGCCACCAACGTGCTGGTGTCTGCCGACTACGATCCGCTGAACCCCACCGCTGCCACCTGGGTGGACTTCGACACCATCGATGGGGACAACGACAACATCGTGACCGCTTCCGAGTGGGCTGCTGCTTTCCCTGCTGCCACCTTCAGCACCCTGGTGGTCGGTTTTGACACCGACGGTGACGGCAGCATCGAGTACAGCAACACCGAAGACAACATCCAGCCTGCCAAGGGCGCAACCGTGCTCTTCCGGGTCAAAGTCAAATAAGCCTCTTCTCAGGGGCACTCTGATCAGGGTGCCCCTTTTTTTAAATCCACCTTTTCTTTCCCACAAACCCAGAATCGATTTTTCACACCCTCAAGGAGACCCTGATATGCCTGCTTCCCTGCGAAACCTGATGCTGACCATCCTGAGCCTGCTGGCTCTCGGACAGGCCCAGGCCCAGACCGAAGCGGGCAGCTCCATTGAGAACCAGCTGAAAACGCAGTACAACGAGAGTTTTCCCGGCAACCCCCGCTCTCAGGGGTTCTCCAGAACGGTGACCACCACCGTTCTGGGGCTCTGCGCACCCAGAATTCTCCCGGATGGCACCGTGAGCAATCCCGGTCAGGTCATTTCCAGCATTGCTGGAAGCCGCGCCATCCTCAGTTACACCGTGTTCAACCAGGGCAATGGGGCTTTTTCCCTGCCCCTCTCGGTCAAAGCCCTGGATGGCTGGACCGCCCAGAGCATCAAAATTTTTCATGACCTGCAAAACGATGGGGCCATTGACCCCACCGACCCGGAAATCACGGCCATTGACCTGAAAGCCGGTCAATCTGCACGGGTGCTGGTGCAGGTGCAGACCCCCTTCAGCACCTCAGGCAGTGCCCATTTTGATCTTCAAGCCCTGTGCACAGATGGTCTGGGCACCAAAACCGACAATGGTAACGTGGGCCGGGTGACCCTCACTGCTGAATCTGCCGTCAAACTGGACAAGCAGATGACCCTCACGGAAGTTCGCAAAGACGACGAGGTGACCGTCAAACTGAAAGTCACCAACACCGGATTTGACGACCTGCAGAACGTGCAGGTGATGGATCGCCTCGACCAGGAAGGCCTGCAGGGCATGGCCTACGTGCCCGGGTCTCTGGAAGTGGTCAGCGGTGTGAAGCCCTTCCCTGGAGCCCTGTATTTTGACAGTGGAAACCAGGCCGTGTCGGTCATCTTTGACCGCATCCCCAGAGCGGGCATCCGTGAAGTGCAGTTCAAACTGAAAGTCCTTTCTGCTGCCCTGCTGGGAAACCGGGTGAACAGTGCCCAGGTGCAGGCGGCATCCAGCACCGATCCTTCAGTGCTGGTCTCTGCAGATTCCAGTTTTGCCTTCAAGGTGCTGAACCGCCCCGAAATCTGGCTGGGGCCACTGTCCCAGCCCCAGGCCGCAGAAATGACCGATGCAGACATGCAGCAGGGCAAAATCACTGCCCAGGGCAAGGAGCTCTGCATGGGGCACACCGTGCTGAACGCCGCCCAGATCAGTGATGTGGTGTCCATTGCCGTGGAATCCATCAACCCTGATGTGCAGGTGCGTATTCTGTCTGCGCAGGGCACCCCACTTCCTGCAGAAATCCCCCTGGAACCCACCCAGAGCCTGAACTTCCAGACCTGTTACACCACGAGCACCCCCACAGAAAGCACCTTCGATGTGGTCTGGAAGGCCACCTCAAAACTGGGGGCCACCCCGAACCGCACCCTGGACCGCATCACCGTGCAGTACCCCCCGGAAATCTGGCTCGGTCCACTTTCCCTGCCGAAAGCTGCCGAACTGACCGAGGAAGACACCGTGCATGGTGAAATCCTTGCCCGCAACCTGATGGAATGTCTGGACCACACCGTGCTGAACGCTGCGGGTGTGACGGACACCGTGACCCTCACCCTGGAAGACATCAACGACACCCCGGTGTTGAACAGCACAGATGTGAAGTTTGACTTCTATCAGGGCACCAGCAAACTCACCCTTCCGGTGAAGTTCACCCTTCCTGCTGGGGGCAGTGAGAACTTCCGCATCTGCTACACCCGGGTGTCCAGCAAACAGACCCCCTTCAGTGTCCGTGTGGTTGCTGCTTCGGACCGGGGTGGGGTGAACCGCTCTCTGGACAGCCTGAGCCACGCCGTGCTGGGGCCAGACCAGAAGCTGAACCTGCAGAAATCCCAGTCTGTTGCGGCGGGCACCAAACTGCTCCACGGTGAGGAGTACACCTACACCCTCAGCCTCACCAACAAACTGCCCTACACCCTGACCGAACTCCTGGTCACCGACCTGCTGGACCCCAATCTGGATTACATCAGCATGGAAGTGCTGCTGGATGGCACTGTGCAGCCCGACGTTCAGGTGGTCCGCACCGAACTGAAAGACGAGCAGGGGAAACGCACAGCCACCCGTCTGGAATGGAAGATTCCTGCGCTGGACCCAGAGCAGATCGCAGAGATCCGCTTCAAAGTGAAAGTGCACCCGGATGCCCGTGATGGTTACGTGCTGGACAATGCCTTCACTGCAGATGCCCTGGAACTCGTTGCCCCCCTCGAATCGAACCACGTGCAGGTGCTCCTGTGGTCCACCGCCCTGCTGCTCAAGAAAGAAGCCGACAAAAAAGTGGTGGAGTACGGAGATGTCCTCAACTGGACCCTCACCCTCACCAACCCCGCCAGCACCGTGACCGTGCAGGATGTGATGCTGGAAGACCTGCTGCCCAGAGGACTGGTGTACATCCCTGGCAGCACCCAGTGGAAGCTGGAAAATGCGGGTGCTGCAAATCAACCCATGCACACCGCTCCAGATCCGGTGCAGCAGGGACAGTTGCTGCGCTGGGGTCAGAGTGCCCAGTCCACCCTGCCTGCCCTGCCTGCCCAGGCCCGACTGGTCCTCACCTTCAGCACCCGCGTCACCCCCGAAGTGGGCGATGAGATCATCAACGGGGCCACCGCCATCGGATGCGGCCTGAAAGACCCCAACCTGAACCAGTGCGTGGTGACCGTGGCCTCCAACAGTGGTGGGGTGTCCACCGCCACCGTGCAGGTGAAGAGCGCCCTGTTCAAAACCCCAGCCCTGCTGGTGGGCCGCGTGTACGTGGACCGGGATGAGGACCGCAAGTATGACCCTGCCATCGATCAGCCCCTGAAAAACGCCCGGGTGGTGCTCTCGAGTGGCCGCTCCATCACCACCGATGCAGAAGGCAGATACAGTGCAGACGGCATCCAGACCGGCATCTGGGCCCTGCGTCTGGACCCCTTCAGTGCACCCTACACCCCCGAAGCCATGCCCGAAGACCGGGGCAAACCCGGAAGCCGCAACCTGATGATCGCTGGACTCACCACTGTGGATTTCCCCTTGCTCCCCTCCAGTGCCGATGTGCGCACCTTCCGCACCACCCGTCTGCAATACGGTCCGCTGACCGTTCAGAAAACTGTGCACCCCGCCGGGAATAATGAATACATCGTGACCGTCAAGCTCACCGCCACCCAGGACCTGCCCGACTTCCAGATCACCGACCTTCTCCCGGAAGGTGCGACCCTGCTGGAAGGGGAAGCCGCACCCCAGTTCGAAGTGCTCTCTCAGGGAGACCACCTGCTGGATTACCGGATTCATTTCGAGGGTGCGTGGTCGGGAGCCCTGACCGATCCACAGGTGCGCTGGAGGTACCCATGAAACGCCTGCTCACCCTCTTCCTGATGCTCGGGGCCACCCAGGCCCTGGCCCAGAACACCGCCACCACCCTTCCCATCACCAGTGTGGGAAATGGCCTGAAATGGGAAGCCAGAGAAGAACAGCTGATCGTCCGGGTGCTGCAGAAAGGCCCTGTGCGCCTGCAGCTGTATGGGGCCAGCTTCGACTCCGAAGATTACCGCAGCAAGACCTACTTCGGGGATGAACGCTACGACCTGAATGCCGTGACGTCCATCTTCACCCTGACCGACAGCACTGGACGGGTCCTCAAGCAGCAGGTGTACGCCGGGGGCAAGCAAAACTGGTCCACCTTCTACCAGCAGGACCTGCAGCCCGGAGATTACCTGCTCACTGTGACCACCAGTGGGTACGGCAAGAACACCTTCCAGGTGAAGGCCGACAGTGCCAACGCCCAGGTGATTGTGAAAGGGGCCAGCCTGAACGTGCGCGGTCAGGCCTGGATTCCTGTGATGACCCTGGAACTGCTGCCCCCTCTGCAGGATGAAGTCAGCCTGCGCCTGTACGATGGGGACGGCCTCATGGAGATGGACGCCCAGATCATGACCCCCTCGGGTCGGGTGTTGCCCCTCAAGATTTCTGGAGACCTGCAGTGGGCAGACACCCCCCTCCCCAGAGAGGCCGGAAAATACGTGGTGTACGCCCGGCAGTCTCCGGAGGCAAAGCAGTTTTCCAACACCGTGCGTTTCGAACTGCTCCAGCGCAGCACGGAGAAACCTGCTCCCGTTCAGGAGACTCCGAAACCTGTTCTTCCAGAGCCCACCCCTCCTGCTCCCCAGGAACCCGTGGTGGAGGTGCCGGAAAAAACCGTGCCTGTCCAGCCTCCGGTGGAAGAGCCGCAACCTGTGGTGGTCACCCCTCCAGTGGCCCCTCAGCCTGTGGTGATTCCTGCCCCCCAGCCTTTTGTGATTGCCCGCAGCGAACCCGACCAGAAACAGGTGGGTCGCCTGCAGATCGAATCCGTGCTGGTGCTTCCCGATGAGGTGCAGCCCTTTTCCAGTCAGGTGAAAGTGGGCGATACCACCTTGCAGGTCAACAGGGGCAGCTTCGATGATGAATTCCCGGCCCAGAATTATGGCGTGCAGGCGGTCAGAATTCCGGGAACCACGGTCAATGCCCCTGCCAGTGTTTCCGTGCCCAACCAGGGCATCGGCAAGATCCGCGTTGAATACCGCCCTGAGGTCAGCCTGCGTCTGGTCGCAGACCGCGAGGTTCTGACTGAAGGTGAGGTGGTGGAGTTCACCGTGACAGGCAGCACCCAGTTCGGGGAGTACATCCCCGCAGAACTGGCCCTGATGCTGCCCGAAGGGTTTGAAGCCCTGGACCCCACCGAGTACACCTCACCCATCCGGGCAGGGGAGGGGGCCACCCTGGTGGTGCGTGCCCGCGCGGTGAAAGCTGGCACCTATGCTGTTCCGGCAACACTTGCCCCCTGGGAGAAGAAAAGCGCGGTGAACATCACCGTGATCCGCCCTGCGGAGTTGACCCTCAGCAAGACGGCCAGTGTGAAAGAAGCCGCTCCGGGCTCCACCGTGACCTACACCGTGACGGTCAGCAACGCCGGAGACGCCCCTGCGAAGAACATTCAATTGAAAGACGTGCTGCCTGTGGGCCTTTCTGGAAACAGTCTGGAAGAGACTTTTGATCTTGCAGGAGGCGAGCAGAAGACCTTCACCTATGACGCACAGGTCAATGTGGGTGCGCCTGAATGGATCACCAACACCGTGCAGCTCAGCGGTGCAGGTCTGGAAAAAACCCTGGTTTCCAAAAGTGACCTGCATGTGGCAAGGCTGCTCTTGCAGCGGTCCGCCCTCACCACCCCCAGCATTCCCGGTGAGGATCAGGAGGTGGTGCTGCAGCTCACCAACCCCTCCACCCTGCCTTTGCCTTTCACCCTCACAGACGACAGCACGGGCCTCCTGAGACCGGACAACGATGCCCGATTCTCGGGGTACCTGCAGCCTGGTGAGAGCCGCCGCTTCACCTACCAGGCCACCACCACCTTCGGGATTCAGCAGAAGGCTGTCCTCAAAGCGGTCCTTGAGAGCAACGGTGAGAAGCAGATTGCAGAAACCCCTTTCGAGCGGGTGCTGTTCTCCCTGAGCAAAACCGTGGATCAGCCGCGCACCGTGGTGGGTCGCCCGGTGAATTACACCATCACCCTCAAAAACCCCCTGAAGCGCGAGGTGGATGTCAAACTCTCCGGCAAGCACGATTCCGGTCTGGACATCGCCAGCGGAGAAAATGCCCTGCTCAGCTTCCAGCCACTTGAGGAAAAAGTGCTCGAAGTCTCTGCCCAGACAAAGCTGGTCGGAATCTTCGAGAACGTCGTGCAGCTCAGCAAGAACGGTGAGGCCATCTCCAACCCTGCTGTGGCGAAGGTGGAGGTCCTGCCCGAGTTGCTGCCCTTACGGGAATCCATCATCACCATTCCCTTCACCCAGAAGAGCCATGCTGGAACACTGGTCTTTGCCCAGGCCCTGCTCGAAGGGGCCACCTACGTCACGGGCAGCAGTGCCCTGAACGGGGAATCCCTGCCTGATCCCATGATCAGCGAGAAGGGCGTGATGTACTGGACGGTGCCCGCCTCGGTTTCGGGCAGCATCACCTACCGCCTGAGCCACACCACAGCCCTCAAAGACGTGCCTGCTCCCGGTCTGCTGGCGATCTACCCCAATGGCAGGCAGGAAGTGCTCTCTGGTGCGGTCAAATACGAGGATTACCTCGCTGCTGGAAAAGTGCAGGGCACCCAGACCAACGCAGGCCACATCAAACAGCCCCTCAGTGGCACGGTGGTCCGACAGCGGGACAGCATCAGCGTGGTGGTGGAAGGCACCGCCGACGAGGAACTGGTCCTGACGGTCAACGGTCAGCCGGTGGCAGCAGAACTGCTGGGCAAACGGGTGCTGGACCGGGGCAACAACCAGCAGCGTCTGGAGTACTCCGCCGTGCCCCTTCAGGTGGGTGTGAACATCCTGCAGGTCGGAGAAGAACAGATTCAGGTGATCCGTCCGGGCATTGCCCGCAACCTGCGTGTCACCCCCTTGCAGATCTACGCCGATGGCACCAACCCGATCCGCTTCAAGGTGGAAGTGGTGGATGAGGCGGGCGTTCCCACCGGAGAGGGCAACGTCACCCTGGAGGTGTCCAGCAGTGAAGTGGTGACGAAAGACAACGACCCCCTGATTGCGGGCTATCAGGTGTACCTGCAGGACGGAGCGGCCTACCTGGAGTTCCGCCCCCAGACCACCCCGCAGGACATCAGCCTGAACCTCAGCTATGGCAGCATTCGGTACAGTGGGAACTTCCGTCCACAGTTCACCCAGCGTCGCCTTGCCATTGGGCAGGCCAGCGTCGGGGTCAGCTTCTCCACAGGACTCGTGCAACTGCTGGGCCGGGCCTATTACGAAGGCCCCCTGTGGGAAGGGAAACTCTACATTGCTGCAGCCAGCGATGGCCTGACCCCCCTGCCAGACACCGCCCAGAACCAGGCGTTTCCCATCCGGGGCGACAACAGCACCAGTGAGCAGCAACTCTTCGGGATGGACCCGGTGGCTTTTGTCTATGACCATCCCAGCTTTGAAGTGGCCTACCGCCAGGGCAAGGTGCCCGTGGATTTTGTGGCCGTCCCCAGCAACAACACTACACTGACCGCGAGCACCAAAGGGAACAGCAGGTTCTCTGCGTTTGCTGCACTGGTCCCGGTGGCGCAGTTCACCACCGAAACCTTCCCCATGCTGGACCGGGGTTCCCGTTTCTTCCGCTTCGCCCAGATGTCTGTGCTGCCCGACAGCGAGCAGGTGACCCTGATCCGCACCGACCTGAAGAGCGGAGTGCAGGACCGCCAGGTGCTTGCAAAGTCCAGCTACCTGATGGAATACAACTACGGCTACCTGATCCTCAGCGATCTGGTGCTGCCCACCGACCTCGGGGACCTGGACACCCGTCACAGCCTCGAAGTGCGCTACCGCACGGCCACTGCTCCCAGTGAACGCCAGTTGCAGTGGGGTGCCCAGTACAGCCTGACGGACGGAAACCTGAAGGCCACCGCAGGTGTGGTGAA
The sequence above is drawn from the Deinococcus cellulosilyticus NBRC 106333 = KACC 11606 genome and encodes:
- the carA gene encoding glutamine-hydrolyzing carbamoyl-phosphate synthase small subunit → MIRKERAILALEDGTVYRGYAFGHRGETVGEVVFNTSMTGYQEIMTDPSYNGQIVCMTYPHIGNYGVAIYDMESNKPYVRGFISREFSESYSNHRAQESLERFMQDHGIVSISGIDTRALVRRLRSGGVVKGVIAHRSFTHPTDPYGEFTPEEERDLVQRARNHEDIDGRDMTPEVTTPLPYAYPTLQEGKRVVLMDFGIKHSIIKNLARVGIEPIVVPATTTPSQIMALQPHGLFLSNGPGDPAAPTYAHETAWNLLGLLPTFGICLGHQILGLAVGGKTYKMKFGHRGGNQPVKNLLTGEIEITSQNHGYAVDIDSIPGGQFIATHINLNDNTLEGMAHSRYPVFSVQYHPEASPGPHDSHYLFERFIEEINAFDGATGSPIQKALSGKLGV
- a CDS encoding DUF11 domain-containing protein, whose protein sequence is MPASLRNLMLTILSLLALGQAQAQTEAGSSIENQLKTQYNESFPGNPRSQGFSRTVTTTVLGLCAPRILPDGTVSNPGQVISSIAGSRAILSYTVFNQGNGAFSLPLSVKALDGWTAQSIKIFHDLQNDGAIDPTDPEITAIDLKAGQSARVLVQVQTPFSTSGSAHFDLQALCTDGLGTKTDNGNVGRVTLTAESAVKLDKQMTLTEVRKDDEVTVKLKVTNTGFDDLQNVQVMDRLDQEGLQGMAYVPGSLEVVSGVKPFPGALYFDSGNQAVSVIFDRIPRAGIREVQFKLKVLSAALLGNRVNSAQVQAASSTDPSVLVSADSSFAFKVLNRPEIWLGPLSQPQAAEMTDADMQQGKITAQGKELCMGHTVLNAAQISDVVSIAVESINPDVQVRILSAQGTPLPAEIPLEPTQSLNFQTCYTTSTPTESTFDVVWKATSKLGATPNRTLDRITVQYPPEIWLGPLSLPKAAELTEEDTVHGEILARNLMECLDHTVLNAAGVTDTVTLTLEDINDTPVLNSTDVKFDFYQGTSKLTLPVKFTLPAGGSENFRICYTRVSSKQTPFSVRVVAASDRGGVNRSLDSLSHAVLGPDQKLNLQKSQSVAAGTKLLHGEEYTYTLSLTNKLPYTLTELLVTDLLDPNLDYISMEVLLDGTVQPDVQVVRTELKDEQGKRTATRLEWKIPALDPEQIAEIRFKVKVHPDARDGYVLDNAFTADALELVAPLESNHVQVLLWSTALLLKKEADKKVVEYGDVLNWTLTLTNPASTVTVQDVMLEDLLPRGLVYIPGSTQWKLENAGAANQPMHTAPDPVQQGQLLRWGQSAQSTLPALPAQARLVLTFSTRVTPEVGDEIINGATAIGCGLKDPNLNQCVVTVASNSGGVSTATVQVKSALFKTPALLVGRVYVDRDEDRKYDPAIDQPLKNARVVLSSGRSITTDAEGRYSADGIQTGIWALRLDPFSAPYTPEAMPEDRGKPGSRNLMIAGLTTVDFPLLPSSADVRTFRTTRLQYGPLTVQKTVHPAGNNEYIVTVKLTATQDLPDFQITDLLPEGATLLEGEAAPQFEVLSQGDHLLDYRIHFEGAWSGALTDPQVRWRYP
- a CDS encoding DUF11 domain-containing protein gives rise to the protein MKRLLTLFLMLGATQALAQNTATTLPITSVGNGLKWEAREEQLIVRVLQKGPVRLQLYGASFDSEDYRSKTYFGDERYDLNAVTSIFTLTDSTGRVLKQQVYAGGKQNWSTFYQQDLQPGDYLLTVTTSGYGKNTFQVKADSANAQVIVKGASLNVRGQAWIPVMTLELLPPLQDEVSLRLYDGDGLMEMDAQIMTPSGRVLPLKISGDLQWADTPLPREAGKYVVYARQSPEAKQFSNTVRFELLQRSTEKPAPVQETPKPVLPEPTPPAPQEPVVEVPEKTVPVQPPVEEPQPVVVTPPVAPQPVVIPAPQPFVIARSEPDQKQVGRLQIESVLVLPDEVQPFSSQVKVGDTTLQVNRGSFDDEFPAQNYGVQAVRIPGTTVNAPASVSVPNQGIGKIRVEYRPEVSLRLVADREVLTEGEVVEFTVTGSTQFGEYIPAELALMLPEGFEALDPTEYTSPIRAGEGATLVVRARAVKAGTYAVPATLAPWEKKSAVNITVIRPAELTLSKTASVKEAAPGSTVTYTVTVSNAGDAPAKNIQLKDVLPVGLSGNSLEETFDLAGGEQKTFTYDAQVNVGAPEWITNTVQLSGAGLEKTLVSKSDLHVARLLLQRSALTTPSIPGEDQEVVLQLTNPSTLPLPFTLTDDSTGLLRPDNDARFSGYLQPGESRRFTYQATTTFGIQQKAVLKAVLESNGEKQIAETPFERVLFSLSKTVDQPRTVVGRPVNYTITLKNPLKREVDVKLSGKHDSGLDIASGENALLSFQPLEEKVLEVSAQTKLVGIFENVVQLSKNGEAISNPAVAKVEVLPELLPLRESIITIPFTQKSHAGTLVFAQALLEGATYVTGSSALNGESLPDPMISEKGVMYWTVPASVSGSITYRLSHTTALKDVPAPGLLAIYPNGRQEVLSGAVKYEDYLAAGKVQGTQTNAGHIKQPLSGTVVRQRDSISVVVEGTADEELVLTVNGQPVAAELLGKRVLDRGNNQQRLEYSAVPLQVGVNILQVGEEQIQVIRPGIARNLRVTPLQIYADGTNPIRFKVEVVDEAGVPTGEGNVTLEVSSSEVVTKDNDPLIAGYQVYLQDGAAYLEFRPQTTPQDISLNLSYGSIRYSGNFRPQFTQRRLAIGQASVGVSFSTGLVQLLGRAYYEGPLWEGKLYIAAASDGLTPLPDTAQNQAFPIRGDNSTSEQQLFGMDPVAFVYDHPSFEVAYRQGKVPVDFVAVPSNNTTLTASTKGNSRFSAFAALVPVAQFTTETFPMLDRGSRFFRFAQMSVLPDSEQVTLIRTDLKSGVQDRQVLAKSSYLMEYNYGYLILSDLVLPTDLGDLDTRHSLEVRYRTATAPSERQLQWGAQYSLTDGNLKATAGVVNVGNHYTIGATASYSDRIWTVGASALTDLEGYKWDASASYKSEDFTATAKSGFQSATYQGLGGTQEGFYAQVGVSKTFDRNWGVSAGADYTVRSGQENLSVQAAATYKADAFNASVGVRQLFGTQNSTFMEAGLGYDTRPFSVNLKHAQNLQDSSQSVTSLKARYQIQDNVAFVATDEYTWNGNNKAAVGLETRSDSTNLSVYYDLPTASGDGNRARLSADTKLPLSASWSVDLKGGMDRNFNSGTNNYVFGTTFRYQGEGLVGSLGTDLGLNSKGELSVLVKTGLTASVSNVLTLSADYQQKFGAEAGKQASVGFAARAAQWNALGYLKYADGSMGGNAPALTARVAGSYFLPDWQLRAGLDLKYPLMDPEGFTYQVYAGGTYYFTDAFGIGANVRMLSTPAVNSYTYGFGLEASLRMLEGLWLTGGYNFKGLDSAPNIEARSGFYVRLDFLLDEMTFGGE